From one Phragmitibacter flavus genomic stretch:
- a CDS encoding alpha/beta fold hydrolase translates to MSPTIATRNHVNVSGHGPETILFAHGFGCDQNMWRFVAPAFENEYRTVLFDYVGSGKSDTSAYNDQRYRRLEGYAQDLIDICQELQLQDLIFVGHSVSCIIGMLAAKQHPHLFKTLILIGPSPCYINHPPHYHGGFNREDLQGLLHMMDKNRMGWASFLAPVVMKNPDQPELTQELEQSFCAIHPKIARQFAETTFFSDNRADLAHVALNLPILILQCSDDSIAPLEVGQYLHRELPGSTLKILQATGHCPHLSHPQETIQHIEDYLNTTSR, encoded by the coding sequence ATGTCCCCAACCATCGCAACGCGGAACCACGTGAACGTTTCCGGTCACGGTCCCGAAACGATCCTGTTCGCCCACGGATTTGGCTGCGATCAAAACATGTGGCGCTTCGTCGCCCCCGCTTTTGAAAATGAATACCGCACCGTCCTCTTCGACTACGTCGGCTCAGGAAAATCCGACACCTCCGCCTACAACGACCAGCGTTACCGCCGACTCGAAGGTTACGCCCAGGACCTCATCGACATCTGCCAGGAACTGCAGCTCCAGGACCTCATCTTCGTCGGTCATTCCGTCAGCTGCATCATCGGCATGCTCGCGGCCAAACAACATCCCCATCTTTTCAAGACCCTCATCCTCATCGGACCCTCCCCCTGCTACATCAACCACCCGCCGCATTATCACGGCGGATTCAACCGCGAAGACCTGCAAGGCCTTCTGCACATGATGGACAAAAACCGCATGGGCTGGGCCAGCTTCCTCGCCCCCGTGGTCATGAAAAATCCTGACCAGCCCGAGCTCACCCAGGAGCTGGAACAAAGCTTCTGCGCCATCCATCCGAAAATCGCCCGACAGTTCGCCGAGACCACCTTCTTCTCCGACAACCGCGCCGACCTCGCCCATGTCGCGCTCAACCTTCCCATCCTCATCCTGCAATGCAGCGACGACAGCATCGCCCCGCTTGAAGTCGGCCAATACCTGCATCGCGAGCTGCCGGGAAGCACCCTGAAAATTCTCCAGGCCACCGGACATTGCCCCCATCTAAGTCATCCTCAGGAAACGATTCAACACATTGAAGACTACTTGAATACCACCTCTCGTTGA